The Clavelina lepadiformis chromosome 3, kaClaLepa1.1, whole genome shotgun sequence region CTACTGAGGTGGTGGCGcttaatgtttattaagtTGAACATATTTGTTCCTGAACATAAGATGACGTACACGGAATCGTTATCTCTATCTTCTGTCGAGAATGGGCGACCATTGTGATATTTTAAACTGTCCCCTGCATTTCCGCTATATCCGGAAACACGAAGCCGATATAAATTTTCAGCAGATTCGATCGAAAACGAGCTGCAAAAGTAACAACTTGATTTAAAAGTTCAAATCCAGAGAGCTAAGTTGTAATTTactcaacaaagttttacgtTGATTAATAAATGTAAGATTTTTAACATCTTCGTTATTTATGTTACAACAATCGTCTTATGACCTATAATCGGCGTGAGCTTGGTTTCCATCGAAATCCCACAGCTCTATCTTGAGTCTGCATCCTCCTCCACGCGTCATCTCGTGGATGTTGTCGAGTCCTGTAAGTAATGAAGCACGAATAATAAGAacgaaaaacatcaaaataaaatgcctTTAAGTTGAACAAACTTCCTCTTACCAAGCCAAAATTCCCCATCAATCTGGTCAAAACCTTTCGCGTAGTCGGCCCATCGTCGACTAAAATTAACACTTCCGTCAATTCttctttgaaaaatctgttagtaatttgattttacattttagcaCAAGTGTAAtacgtttaatttatatgtttaaattatcttcagtttattacgtcataatacaagAAGTACGGCAATATTTACACTTCGCTTACAATACGCAAGATATATCTTGTCAAATTGGATCTCTTATTCCAGTGAAATCttcatatttttgcaaaaaacttcaagttaagaaaaatttaaactcaTATTATAGGTAGCTGTTTGCTGCAGGTGATTTGGGTGAAATAAATCAGGTTTACGTGGCGCTGGTTGAATATCGCCCGTTTTCACTGCAAGCGACTTATGCAGTTCAATGCAATTGTTTCGCATGCTGCATAAACGAAGCGAATTAGGCACAACAGTAATGTTGGCATGCAACACAGTAATTAATAGCGTACATTCATTTTATGCATCGTGGCATGTGACCCAATGTGGGCTTACGATCGTCTCTGCGCAATCGCAAACGACTAACACTCCCACAGCAATCATTGTTCAATTGTTGCGGATAGTTGCATTAAACTTACAAATACACGGTTATTTTAGACAGTTTTCAACCCAATTGTTTGAGTTTGTCGGTAAGCGTTTTCGAATCAACCGCAAGTTGGCAAACAACCTTCATTTAACGTTTTGGGAATTAAGTTTcagaaaagtggaaaaaagCACATTTAAAAAAGCGCGAATgcgtgtgaaaacaaattattgtcgtaattgtgttttcttaCATTCTTGCTACAATGCAAATGAATAGCACACAACGCATTGCCGCTTTGAACTCCACACAACTTGCAAACTATCGCTTCAATATTACACAGTAAGTGTATAAACTTCTATGTATACGTTTATACCTTTCAATACTACTGTAAGTTCAATATAATTTGAAAGCTATTCCAGTTATAACTTTGGAAAATCTTTCACTCACCGTCCATCCATCCTCGCAGTAAACTTCAACACCATTCGTCAAAGTGTGGGGACCGTTGCTTGATGGCGTAGCACATGACGTAATACTAGATGGTGTTGTCGTGGTAACAGTGGTAGCAACCATGGTCGTGGTACTGGGAGGTGTAAGAAGCTCCTCGGATTctggaaacaattttttgttgtaaacaagATTGATCTTTTCCAGCAAGGTTTCAGGTAAAACTCGCCCATAAACATACAATTAAACAAGACAACAAGCATAGACTATACCGTATGAGCGCTATATAAGTGTTTGCGCGTAGATCGTAAAATGTCTGTAGTCCACATCTTTTGGTTGGTTTATTGCAGATTTCTTTATGCTCACAGGAGAAATGACGATGATTAAGATAAATAATCTATGATCAGAAATCAACTTACTTGCCAGTCTGGTGACTATGTCGGTCCCTAGCGACCCCAGAGCGCACGATTCTCCTTGCATCCCCTTCTGTCCAGCTCCTCCGGGTTCTCCTTTGGATCCTGGATGCCCCTGAGCTCCGGGAATTCCAGATTTTCCAGATCTGCCGACATCACCTTTGTCTCCTTTGTGCATGCTTGAATTGACGACGTCATCATCACAGACAGTGGTAAGGACTTGACGACATTGTTGCGAGTAAGTCATCAGGACGAAACAAGCCAaagataacagaaaaatcaaTCCTCTCATGGTTGACTATGAAGATCTTCCGTTGAAGTTGACGATATGAAATCCCACCAAATCGCTGCTCTGTATATAGCCGTCGGTTGAAGCTCGTGGCTTCCAAGATGACGTAAAAATTTCTCGAAAATAAGGTCGTCAAATTCGAAGATCACGTCATCATAGCGCCTTATCCAGACCAAAATTATGTTGTTTGTGAACACAAAAGCAGGTAAAATAAAGAAAGGAAGTGAGAAAGTTTTACGTCAAGAAATGTGAGAAAGTTGCGAAAATTACCTGTTTTATTTTCGGGTCATGCTCAAATCAGATTCATTGACGTAATAACTTGATTGTTTTCCAGGAATATTCacaaaacacatttccaaCAACTTTGCTTGTGACGCAAGATTGCTTATCCAATCATAGTCTGGCTCCGGTTCTGCATCATCACAAGCTGATATGACGCAATCCAActcattgtgacgttatttTCGAACATTATGGAAAgttgaattgctttgaaaacgATAGAAATAAGTTTGATTGTTATTATCAGGTTTCATTATTGGCTTTTCTTGGCTACAAAAACCCACTCGAACGTCAAATAACGAAATGCTTATTGTTTCGTATTACAGTGATATTGGCAAAGAAAGCATCTTCCAATTTCTTTACGAGGTGTTTTTTCAGCAACGTAGCAAATTATTTCCTCAAGTCGACGAATAtatttttgcttgaaattgTTCTATGGCTGTGCTATGATTTGTTTCAGAACatcttattggttaattgcTTGCTAACAACACCAACACCTGTTAAACGATGCAATTTCGATTCAGTCATTTCGATTAGAAACACAAAGTGTGGAAACATATCACTTAAGTTTACACAACACGTAAATTCCTATTTGAGGCGGCAAGGGTCGGCATGTTTAGTGGGTATTTCACGGGCACGTGAAGCGTGTGTTTAGGTTACTTGCTCGGTCGCTtaaaacgaataaaaaataatttattccGGCTGATGGTGGTTTCGACTTAGGTAATTCCCCATAACAATATGGGCCGGTTCAGCAAATTGACTTTTATAACACTTGTTTGTGTGCTGAAAGCTCTGACGACGTCCGAATAAATGGCGTAAAACTTTACATGTGTAACGGATATGTCCATAGTACACTGTCAGGTTCTTATCGAGGTAACGGCTGCCGCAATAACCGGGCTTTCTTCAGTCACTACTGCAATGACTCACACGGTCAATCCCACCATTTAGTAAAACGGGAACAACGAGTAGAAAGTTAACTGCGCGCTGGAATGTCAACTAAAATACTCGTTCATGGGccacaaacaagaaaatgtcTCTACCCAAGCCAGTCACATCTCGAATCCTTCCTATCAAAGTCAGTCACCCTTCCCGTTTTAACATGCGGTACCTCGACCAAATCAACCGAAGAGAGAGAATGAAATCAAAGTATTGACCTTAGGAGTTAGGCCCAAGCAAATGAGATTTGCGTGTGAACAAAACAAACGGTACAGTGCAGGGATTGCGAAACACTGACCTGCGTTTTCAGTGACACACTTGTCGTTTcataaattataacaaaatatgaacaaatGTTTCAGTGACAAAAATGGTGCTAAATATTTGCGTCAAGGTCCAGCCTAATTTTAATCTAGTACCGGACTGAATTTCCGTACAGCATACTGGCACTACTACTCGGCCCGATGTATTGCGTTATCATGCCTAGTCTTGgcgtttgtgacgtaacaagaCTCTTGTGCTGTTCATCGTtagtattttgttgatttatacCCTTTGTAgaatttcataaaatcaagGACCGGGAATCGCCTCATCCCAGATATAAGGCTGCAGGTGTTAAGCTGAAAACTACACATTACCAGTCCAGGAATCCATAAAACATGCAGAGAAGATGCAGCAGCAAGTTTCTCATCGATCTTGACATTTAAATAAATCCATGACCCCACTTGTATTTTTTCCAGGTTAAAGTCTCATTTGTGACTCGTTCAATTAAAAAGGTTCGCCACTCTAACGCCACCCATAGGGTCTaacttcattttcaaaacaacgaaAAGTGCAGTAAACTCATACTGTGAAGCTCTCAATTAGGTAAATAAATACTCAAACAGTGAACGCAAATTGAAATAAGACAAATATATCCTTATACATGCAATTAAAATAGGTTTTGGTCAGCTACTATTAAAATGGTTAATTGTAACTTTCGCTTAGAATTTGACATGGATGGTCGCACTTACTCCAAAGGGCCGCGTGCTACTTGCAACTTTGACGTGCCTGGTGAGAATTGAGAAATGAAATTATGCTTAAGAACAGAGATAACTGAAGGTAGAACAATGTGCTGCCACGGTGTGTTCTGTTGTTTTTTACTGAGAAAGGTATAAGTTTAAACTTCCACGAGAATGTTTGAGGAGGAAAATGTAACTTTCAACAACCCACTAAATAGAGAATTTGCAAAAGCAATGATGAAATACATTTAGCCAGTTCAGATCACAAGTTATGTGAACTTTCAGAAAAATTATGCAGATCTTTGGTTGAAGTCCTGTGCGAAGGTTTATGTCAGGATTGGAAAACAATCAAGTCTTTCAAGGTATATTGTGGCCTGCACACTGTCAAAAGTCGTTttacatatacagtaaattCCTCCTTGAGACAGATACAGGAGGtagagaaaaaaattataatcgGCGATTGAACCCGGCCAAAGAAGTTGAAACTAGGGATTTGGAAGATGCACATTTTGCTGAACTGGTTCTTGAATAAGCTGAAGGAAAAGCTCAATCAAAAAAGTAAGTAATTGAAGAGACTTCTCAACAGAATCAAACTACTAACTCAATTGGAATAATACTCGTTCAAAGAAAATGCAGcaaatattaatttcaatctaAGGCTTTGACACCTGATAGTTTGGAGATAACATTCATTTTTCAGGTGTATTACCTTATCGGTAGTGGctgaattaaacataaaatgcattgaaacgttggttttttttaaaaaaaaaacagtgcTTGACAGAGTGGTTATTATTAGGACGCGCATACACGCTAACAGAGCACAAGGTCAACGAGACAAACAACAACATACTTTGTCATAGCCTGGAACTCTCCGACAGGAAACAATCAAACTTTTGAATGAAGCAAACTGTTCCAAATTTTTAAACGACAACAGGCCCACAGCATTTGAGGTGATGATAATATACAATATCCATTATGCTATAGCAGGAGCGTGTAAACGTTATATTAGTGCTTTAATATAAATCGAATCTAACAATCTTAGTTTGTGttatttctacaaaacttacacaaaaTGGAATGGTTTCATAAACTTTACCTTGTGTAATTTTCAAGAACCGCGCTTAATACTTTGGTGATCACTCATGCGCGACGCGTTATATTTTTCATGATTTGTCATTGTTGTTGACAAGtgattataaaataaacttaccgTATACATTAAGTTGGgttgtttgttgatttttcaaattttaattgttatattcTTTCTATTTCTAACGCATATTGCTTACAGAAAGACGTTTACAAcatttaattattatgttGTAATTCTTAGATACCAGAATGGTTATGATCCGCATTTCTTGTCGTGATCCTCTTACTTTCCAAGTGACCATAGATGACGGGGATTCGGCAACCATGGCATTCTGGAGATCATGGAGTTCCTCAAACCTGATACCCAAACTGACCAGAGTCATGGTCCATTGGCATCGCTATAATGAGTCTTATCAATCTAGAAACTATAGACGCTtctcagaggtgggcagtctgaactttgaaagtaccgtcggtaacggtaccggtacttggcaaaaaatatacCGACGGTTATGGTATTccgtactattttaaaaaagtggtTCGGTACTCtatcggtactcggtaccggtactttctgtgtaaaaaatgctgctgcaaatgcaatgtttgccgctattatgacccggtaaaggttactccaggccaaaacatatgtgacgttaatcgcttgcaattttgtttggtatttccagattaaaaaacaaataggtGCTAAAATTGGCATTAACGGTTAATTAACacgtatttttgaaaacacactCGTTAAAGTTatgaaataatcacgtgaaaagtaccgaataccgtgacggattgaaatattttgaaaaaggaaTTCGGTACGGAGATTCGGtacttatttttcaaaaataccgACGGTAACGTTACTGGTACTAACAAAGTACCGTGGTACAGTAATTCGTTACTATAGTActgcggtactgcccacctatgacGCTTCTTTAGACGCAGAACTGGACCAACTGGACACTTAATAAATTGATCCGGATGTTTCAGGCAGAAACCGGGTCAGACGCTGAGTACGTATTTGGAGTAAGGATTTCGAAGATGCGCATTTTGCTGATCAGATTCTTGGATAAGCTGAAGGAAAAACACAATCCAAAAAAGTaagtaattaaataattatctCAACAGAATAAACCTACTAACTCAGTTGAAATAATGCTCGTTTAAAGAAAATGCcgcaaattttaattttaacccTAGAATGCATAACAGGGGTCAAAATGACCCAAACGATCATAATAAATGataaattcattcattcatcaTAACTGCTTAACACATATTGCGAATTAACTCCTGGATTTTCTTGACTTTGTTAGCATTTTATATTTACACATGATGAGAAAACGgttgttctgtaaaattttacctttgacaagaaaaatgcatttttcattaaatacCCCTAGAATGCATAACAGGGGTCATTTTGACCCGCAGCATGCATCACGATATAAGCATTGACGAAGAAGACCCAAAAAGAGGCCTGAGATCATcaggttttataacaagacaaagattggtTTTGACTTGGTTGACCAAATGGTTCAAACATATACTTGCAAACGACAAACCCGCCGATGGCCTCTAGttctcttttacaatctgctCGACATCGCAGCTCTAAATGCATATACCATATTCAGACAAGTATATCCTGATTATCAGAGTGgacaaggttcaaagcgacgaggtttcataacagatcttgctaactgcctcattttgccccacatgatgacaagacagaaaattcctcAACTCCACAGAGCCACAAGAGAGGCTATGGTGAGATGTGGCTTAGGTTTTCGAAGTACATCCCTACAAACAGCAAACACGTTGCAGAAGTAGAAGCGGTGTTCCTTATGTCCACACGCAAAGGATAAgaaagttgcaaaatgttgctCAAGATGTTGCAGACCCGTGTGCCCAGAACACAGCGTGACCATGATCACATGCAACAAATGCAGTGAATGAATCAGGCTATGCGTTGTAATGTGAACTGTTCTCgacttttctttcattttctcATCGACTTCTTTATACTGTTTTTCGTCGgttgtttcattaaaatgcAGCAAAAACTCTAGATATGTCATCATAACGCCAATGGAAGAGACAAGGAAAGAACAagaagaaaaatattcaatgtCTTTAAAATAGAATTGCATGTACAGTAATAGCAATACGGGTCAAAATGACCCCTGTTATGCATTAGCGTAAGTTTTTTCGTGTATGCATTCTAGGGTTAATCTATGACTATGACACCTGATAGTTTGGAAATAATATTCTTACATCAGGTTTATTACCTTATGGATGGTGGTTGGTTCAAACAGCAAATGCATTGCAACGTTGTTTTTGATAAATCCAAATACTTGATAATTTGTTATTCTTAGAACGCGCGTACACGGTAACAGAGCACAGGGTCAATGAGCAAAACAATAACATGCTTTGCAATAGCCTGGAACTCACTGACAGGAAACAATCAAACTTTTGAATGAAGCAAACTCTTCCACAATATTTAACGACGACAACAGGCCCCCAACATTTGAGGTGATGATAATATGAATTATCGATTATGCAATAGCGGGGCTTGCTGTAACTTTATATTAACACTCTACTATAAACCGACTCTAACAATCTTACTTTGCACTTTTCCTAGTGCATATATTCACAAAATAGAATGACATAATAATGAACACTTTGTGTACTTTTCCAAAACCGCACGCGCTTATTACGTGGTGATCACTCATGCGTGACGTGATATGTTTTCCATGATTTCATCAGTTTagttaatttttgtgtttgagtTTTATCACGTTAAACTTTGTACATTAGTTTACTTCAACTTCTCAGCTcacaaaaataaccaaaccTCTATTGATTGGTCATAAATATTGACAAGTGATTTTAATATAAGGCCATATCACACATTTACTTTGCTTTACTTCAGTATAGGTCGTGAGCCTGCTAATTTTTATGTGACCATACATGAGCGCAATTCGACAACCCTGGCATGCTGGATTTCATGGAGTTCCCCAAATCTGATACCCTGAGTGACCAGAGTCATGGTCCATTTGCATCCATGCAATGAGACTTATCAGTCTAGAAACATTTATGGATGCTTCTCTAGGCGCAGTACTGGACCAACTTGACACTTAATAAAGTGATTTGCAGAAACCAGGTCAGAGGCTGAGTACCTAAAGCTTCCCAGCAAAGGACGAGACGTGGAACGTATTCAcgattttttcaacaaaaatgatCAAGAGACTTCATCGTCCTTAATCCACATCCAGCTCTTATAATGAATCCAACCGATCTGCCGCTGATGCACCAGGTGTGTCTTCACCTACCGCCAGCAAGCTTGTTTCTGAATCACAGCTGTCTGGTCCATAAAACCGTTTGCAGTGGAGTtagcaagaaaacatttttcctgCGATGGTCTTAGAGGAGTTGAAGAAAGTTCAAGCAGGACTGGACTTTTCCGAGATTGGCAGAAGCTACATCGATctattttgtatgtttcaaGGCAATCCAAGTCTATTCAACCACGCCGTGAATTTAACACTGAGCTTTCTGATCCAAGCCCTTATACCTTTCGGTTGACAAGTGCGAACGCCGGTCAGCTATAAGAAAAGCATCCACAAGGTTATCACAGGTCAAAGTTAAGGACAATAACGTAAAAATATGCTTGTATatatggccaccaaacccatcaaataatttaaattcaaaGTTGAGATGAGTTAAGTTTGCAGTTTAACGTATGCTCATATTTACGCCACAATTTTtactaaagttttttgtttgacagATTATCGTCTCAACACTCCGCCGTCAGTCATTTCGTAAAATGTCGCTTTTTTTCCCACGGGTATGACGTGTGGCGATATGGCCGAGTAATGGAATGCAGAATGAAGTCGAAATGTCTCtttgtcaacatcaagtggTTAGCAACGTAGATTTGTGaagttttgcacaaaaattcTTCCAATTGTCTTTAGTGCTATAGATAGGCAACGTACTGTGGTAGAAGCTACATGGACCTATGTTTTAGTTTTAGGTCGACCCAGGTCTGTTTAACCACGACGCGAGTTCTACGCTGTGCTTTCTGGTCATGTGTCCTTAtacctttcggctgacaagtgCAAACGCCGGTCCGCTAAAATCAAAGAATCCAAGGTCATCAAAGGTCAAAGTCAAGGGCAATGAGGCAAACATGAAATAAGAACAAACAAGGTcacagttaaacaaatttacttgTACAACTTACATAAGCATGACGTCATATATAACCTATTCTTTTATGTATGTGTTGCAGATTACTTTGATGAGTGGTCTTCAAAGAATCAGACTCCTTGCTACTCACAAACTATGAAGTAGTCAAGTTAACCAATATGTCACTTTCCATCTgtgcaactttttgcattaatAATTGAAAGCAAATGAATTATACTTGGACCATTTGGCATCATTCGTCGCTTGTTTAGTGATGTTGGACTTTTTTGTGTTgttatgttaaataaaaacgtaAACAAAAGACACTGTTGGACTGCAAAATACTTGAGAGTCAAAATGACACCCTCCGTCGTTCAAGGTAATTCAAAATTTCAGTCTTTCTAGTGTTAAAACTTGCAAGATAGCAAAATACAATAATACTATGATATGATTGTATATATGGCTACCAAATAATTGAGATAATCAACAATAAAGTAGATAatcccaagggcttaaaacttGCAAGATAGCAAAACACAATAATGCGATGATATGATTGTAACTTATAAAGGGCCGCCAAACCCATCAAATAATTGAAATCCAAAATTTAGTTGAGTTAAGTTTACAATATGATCAATGCTCATATTTcctgattttttttgtttgacagATTCTCGTTTCAACACTTCGCCGTCagtcatttcgaaaaatgTCGCTTTTTTCCCACGGGTATGACGTGTGGCGATCCCGCCATGAAATGCAGAATGTACAGTAATCGGAATTACTCTTTGTCAACATCGAGTGGTCAGTAAGgagatttgttaaaaaacttctTTCAATTGTCTTTAGTGCTATAGATATGCAACGTACTGTGGTAGAAGTTACATGGACctatgttgtttgttttaggtGGACCCAGATCTATTCAACCGCGCCGCGAACTCTACACTGAGCTTTCTGATCACCTCTTGTTATACCTTTCAAATGACAAGTGCAAATGCCAGTCAGCTATAAGCAAAGCTTCCAGGAGGTCAAGGACAATGACGCAAagatcaaataaaaaacaaacagggTGACAACTTAACACACTTACTTATAATACTTACATGCGAATATTGTCATATATTACCTGCACTATTATTTGTTGCAGATTACTATGATGAGCGATATTCAAAGAATTTGACTCTTTGCTACTCACAAACTATGATGAGATAATTTAGTCATTGGATCTCTGTCCACCTGGGCAACATGTTGCAGGaaatactaaacattttttcaaattgtttctaaCATGACAAGCCAGACACAAACATTTTCTGCTTGTGCTATTGTAATATAACCATCAACATCATACAAACAGTTCTTGTTATTTCCTTTCCTTAGAAATGATGTAGATGTTGTATGGCTTTAATTAGACACAGCTGCCTCTGAATACAGCAGTTACAGAAAAACTTTGATGTTATGctattttcataaatgtttCTTGTAGTATGGTTTATATTTCGTCATTAACCATAATAATCATGCTGTCAACTTGCTTatgacaactagcacggccaccaaaACACAGctaaacacaaaaatacagAAACGATAAGTTCCACATTTAAAGTCAGGTTATCCAGACTATATCATACGAGCAAGCGATATGTTAAAGCAACAGATTGCTGATGCTTTATAGGtccaatgctgtacatcagtggatgggaaacaCATTTGTACATCAGCGAAACATAACTATAGCAAACAGTCTCAAAGTGCTTCTCAGGCAAAGTAACCATGCACATGCTGGATGCTTACTGCTTTATGGTTAAGCTTTGACAACTACAATTTAGTGGTAGATGAAGAGACAGCTTGTGTAGATAAACAGCTACTTTCAACTCGTTTAGGAAAAtacacaaaatgaaattaaatggTAGGCTTATAAGCCATATCATATAGGCCGCATATAAATCCTATTCTAACTTGCATATAACAGTAATTGACCTTTGCCACTGGATGGCTGGAGTGCGTTCCTGAGTGTGTTCCAGCATCAGAAGATTGAAATACTGTCTCCGATTCCACTGCAACCATGATCTGCTGCTTCCTTCATATTCAAGACAATAAGAGAGAATTCGGGTCCGTGCAGACTGGTCGGTTTCACTTGCTGTCCACTTCTTGGGCgaaagtttgcaaattttctgAGAATTCAATTGAAGACCATTTAGTAGGAGTTGATACATAGTTTAGAAGTAGGGGTGTACACTTTGGATGAATGAAGATCCAAGAATCAAATCTCAATGCAttgaaattcaatttttc contains the following coding sequences:
- the LOC143449060 gene encoding microfibril-associated glycoprotein 4-like — translated: MRGLIFLLSLACFVLMTYSQQCRQVLTTVCDDDVVNSSMHKGDKGDVGRSGKSGIPGAQGHPGSKGEPGGAGQKGMQGESCALGSLGTDIVTRLAKSEELLTPPSTTTMVATTVTTTTPSSITSCATPSSNGPHTLTNGVEVYCEDGWTIFQRRIDGSVNFSRRWADYAKGFDQIDGEFWLGLDNIHEMTRGGGCRLKIELWDFDGNQAHADYSSFSIESAENLYRLRVSGYSGNAGDSLKYHNGRPFSTEDRDNDSVRVNCATYYGGSQGWWFAHCGPSLLNGVWMRQSSGYAHGIIWYHWKGGREPLKETKMKLRCD